One part of the Rutidosis leptorrhynchoides isolate AG116_Rl617_1_P2 chromosome 1, CSIRO_AGI_Rlap_v1, whole genome shotgun sequence genome encodes these proteins:
- the LOC139870671 gene encoding E3 ubiquitin-protein ligase RMA1H1-like yields the protein MAMEYENNFYADELKPEKSLPCFDCSICLDYAKDPVVTLCGHLYCWPCIYKWLSFKTTSTESDNNNPLCPVCKSEISHTSVVPLYGRGKTLAENEPGTKSSNTVIPPRPHASLLSTQNPPRQFAYQNSRQTPYGSYNPNSGLYDQTSYGVGYNSNPGLYNQGVDDYNQNIRMYGEMIYARVFGNSQRLYTFPNSYHLAGSNNPRLRRQEMQIHRSLDRLNVFLFCCMFLCLLLF from the coding sequence ATGGCAATGGAATACGAGAACAATTTTTATGCAGATGAATTGAAACCCGAAAAGTCCTTGCCCTGTTTTGACTGCAGTATCTGCCTTGACTATGCTAAAGACCCTGTCGTCACTCTTTGTGGCCATCTCTATTGCTGGCCGTGCATCTACAAATGGCTATCGTTTAAAACCACTTCAACTGAGTCAGATAACAACAATCCGTTATGTCCTGTCTGCAAATCCGAAATATCCCATACTTCAGTGGTCCCACTTTATGGACGTGGGAAAACGTTAGCTGAAAATGAACCCGGCACCAAATCATCAAATACAGTTATCCCGCCAAGACCACACGCATCTCTCTTATCCACACAAAACCCGCCTCGACAATTTGCTTATCAGAATTCTCGTCAAACACCATACGGAAGCTACAACCCTAATTCTGGATTATACGATCAAACATCATATGGTGTAGGATATAATTCTAACCCTGGATTGTATAATCAGGGTGTAGATGATTATAATCAGAATATTCGGATGTATGGTGAAATGATTTATGCTCGGGTGTTTGGTAACTCGCAACGGTTGTACACGTTTCCGAACTCGTATCATTTGGCTGGGAGTAACAACCCTAGATTAAGAAGGCAAGAAATGCAAATTCATAGATCTTTAGACAGATTAAATGTGTTTCTCTTCTGCTGCATGTTTTTATGCCTTCTGCTCTTCTAG